The following coding sequences are from one Salvia hispanica cultivar TCC Black 2014 chromosome 3, UniMelb_Shisp_WGS_1.0, whole genome shotgun sequence window:
- the LOC125213455 gene encoding E3 ubiquitin-protein ligase WAV3-like: MNSSAYNKTCRFCSGVVVQGLGQAIFTAQCSCAFHFSCVSSYISQGFRTCPVCSAQWTINPFGPPQNTFTFPVGTVNNVFNHTPQFPITRSRFNTFFQPKPLKPAHVSFSDDEPLPAVTASDPMPKDSQLHKVTIKAIPERGAVGPCESVSQFAILVGLKAPSLYSSQRAPLDIVMVLDVSGSMMGMKLSLVKRAANFVIDNLGVSDRLSIVSFSDDASRILPLRRMIEGGREDAKRAVDSLKANGGTNIAEGLRTGARVLEERRFKNPVTSIIFLSDGNDTYNFNLGSSLEDGNQHLLPPSIFPRKQRSWPWPEESSIPVHSFGFGSDHDPILMHAIADASGGTFSFIESYEMVQDAFAGCIGGLLSVVTQELRLKLRTASHGVEIKSIPSGRYMSDISNQGSEGLINVGDLYADEEKEFLINVSIPVCPTNGGDSQRKTSLLDITCSYKEAVSKQAVVIESELVEVRRPTALSPQDLTVNVEVDRQKNRIRAAECIKQAQQMAELGNLFGATNLLQQERIGLMSSAAAQAGDGLTEWLGSEMKETEERFGSASMYQQSGRAFALSGMSSHASQRATTRGGMVAGASAAFGGSCPPPGSSPAFGSAPGAAFGGYATPQMFSMVHKSQQQSKAGEENASK; encoded by the exons ATGAATTCATCTGCTTATAAT AAAACGTGTAGGTTTTGCTCGGGAGTTGTTGTGCAAGGGCTAGGCCAAGCCATCTTCACTGCGCAGTGCTCGTGTGCCTTCCACTTCTCCTGCGTCAGCAGCTACATCTCTCAAGGCTTTCGCACCTGCCCCGTCTGCAGTGCCCAATGGACTATTAACCCTTTTGGTCCGCCGCAGAACACATTCACCTTTCCGGTGGGTACTGTCAACAATGTCTTCAATCACACACCCCAATTTCCCATCACACGGTCCCGCTTCAACACTTTTTTCCAGCCCAAGCCCTTAAAGCCGGCACATGTCTCTTTCTCTGATGACGAGCCCCTTCCCGCGGTCACTGCCAGTGATCCCATGCCGAAAGACTCGCAGTTGCATAAAGTGACCATCAAAGCCATTCCCGAGCGTGGAGCTGTTGGTCCTTGTGAATCGGTGTCTCAGTTTGCGATTCTCGTTGGACTCAAGGCGCCCTCGCTGTACTCCTCTCAGCGGGCGCCTCTTGACATTGTCATGGTGCTGGATGTCAGCGGCAGCATGATGGGGATGAAGCTGAGTCTCGTGAAGAGGGCCGCAAACTTTGTCATCGATAACTTGGGAGTTTCTGACCGACTTTCGATTGTGTCATTCTCTGATGATGCTAGCAGAATACTGCCTCTTCGAAGGATGATAGAGGGTGGTCGTGAAGATGCCAAGCGTGCTGTTGATTCGCTCAAGGCCAATGGTGGGACGAACATTGCTGAAGGCCTGAGGACAGGAGCTCGAGTTCTTGAAGAAAGGCGCTTCAAGAATCCGGTGACAAGCATCATATTCTTGTCCGATGGGAATGACACATACAACTTCAACCTTGGCTCGTCATTGGAAGACGGAAATCAGCACCTGCTGCCTCCCTCAATCTTTCCCAGAAAGCAAAGATCATGGCCATGGCCGGAGGAGAGCTCGATTCCAGTCCATTCGTTCGGCTTTGGTTCAGATCATGACCCTATCTTGATGCACGCCATTGCTGATGCATCCGGGGGTACTTTCTCCTTCATCGAGTCCTATGAGATGGTTCAAGACGCCTTCGCCGGGTGCATAGGCGGCCTCCTGAGTGTCGTGACACAGGAGCTTCGCCTGAAACTGAGAACAGCATCACACGGGGTTGAGATCAAGTCAATCCCTTCAGGAAGATACATGAGTGATATATCTAACCAAGGATCAGAAGGCCTAATCAATGTCGGAGACCTCTACGCAGACGAGGAGAAGGAGTTTCTGATCAATGTGTCCATCCCCGTATGCCCGACCAACGGGGGTGATAGTCAGAGAAAGACCTCACTTCTGGACATCACATGCTCCTACAAAGAAGCAGTCTCGAAGCAGGCTGTAGTGATCGAAAGCGAGCTAGTGGAGGTGCGGCGCCCCACGGCCCTTTCCCCTCAAGACTTGACTGTGAACGTGGAGGTTGATCGTCAGAAGAACCGCATCCGTGCAGCAGAGTGCATCAAGCAAGCTCAGCAGATGGCAGAATTAGGTAACCTATTTGGCGCAACGAACCTGCTGCAGCAAGAGAGAATCGGTCTAATGTCTAGCGCTGCTGCTCAGGCAGGAGATGGCTTGACTGAGTGGCTTGGAAGTGAGATGAAGGAAACAGAGGAGAGATTTGGAAGTGCAAGCATGTACCAGCAGTCGGGGCGGGCGTTTGCTCTGTCGGGAATGAGCTCACATGCTTCCCAGAGGGCGACAACCAGAGGCGGCATGGTGGCCGGAGCTAGTGCTGCCTTCGGCGGTTCTTGTCCTCCCCCGGGTTCTAGTCCTGCCTTCGGATCTGCACCCGGTGCTGCCTTTGGAGGTTACGCGACACCGCAGATGTTTAGTATGGTTCACAAGTCTCAGCAGCAGAGCAAGGCAGGAGAAGAGAATGCTTCAAAATAA